In Fructilactobacillus cliffordii, a single genomic region encodes these proteins:
- the ribA gene encoding GTP cyclohydrolase II has product MTRAERVKAAVRQLQQGGLVVVADDQDREGEGDLIGLAEKMTPETVNRMVTQARGLLCVPMAPEQVQRLGLQPMAHEQDAFGTAFLQGTDAKATSTGISAVDRATTIQRLANPHATHDDFYHPGHLFPLQARQGGMLARNGHTEAAVDLAKLAGSMPIAAIIEILRPDGTMMRQAELQEFAQRNTYPFITIADLQAYCKEQVQQQLHRLEPVQLPTQFGTFQLTAYQTAVDKEPALLISKGEVTVDEPLLLRVHSECFTGDVLGSLRCDCGEQLATAFQTIAANGHGAVLYLRQEGRGIGLANKLAAYRLQEQGLDTVEANQELGFAPDERDYELAVAILRDQGVTTIDLMTNNPDKIEQLESAGIIVRKRVPLEIPPHAANRAYLETKKHKMQHMLKEID; this is encoded by the coding sequence ATGACAAGAGCAGAACGCGTTAAGGCCGCCGTTCGTCAGTTACAACAAGGGGGCTTGGTGGTCGTGGCCGATGATCAGGATCGCGAAGGTGAGGGCGATTTAATTGGACTGGCTGAAAAGATGACGCCAGAAACGGTAAACCGAATGGTGACGCAGGCCCGCGGGTTGTTGTGTGTACCGATGGCGCCGGAGCAAGTGCAACGACTCGGGTTACAACCGATGGCTCATGAACAGGATGCCTTTGGGACGGCTTTTTTGCAGGGGACGGATGCCAAGGCAACCAGCACGGGGATTTCGGCGGTGGACCGAGCCACCACGATCCAGCGCTTGGCTAATCCCCACGCCACTCATGATGATTTTTATCACCCTGGTCATCTTTTTCCGCTGCAAGCACGGCAAGGCGGGATGCTTGCTCGGAACGGCCATACGGAGGCTGCCGTTGACTTAGCCAAGTTGGCGGGATCGATGCCGATAGCAGCCATCATTGAAATTTTGCGACCAGACGGCACCATGATGCGTCAGGCTGAGTTACAGGAGTTTGCTCAACGGAATACCTATCCCTTTATCACGATTGCCGATTTACAGGCTTATTGTAAAGAGCAGGTGCAGCAACAATTGCATCGCTTAGAACCGGTACAGTTGCCGACACAATTTGGCACATTTCAACTGACGGCGTACCAAACAGCTGTGGACAAAGAACCAGCTTTATTGATTAGTAAGGGTGAAGTGACGGTGGACGAGCCGTTGTTATTGCGCGTTCATTCCGAGTGTTTCACCGGTGACGTACTGGGATCGTTACGGTGTGATTGTGGCGAGCAATTAGCCACGGCGTTCCAAACGATTGCGGCTAATGGCCACGGCGCCGTTTTGTATCTACGGCAGGAAGGACGAGGCATCGGTTTGGCCAATAAGTTAGCGGCCTATCGCCTGCAAGAGCAGGGTCTGGATACGGTGGAAGCCAACCAAGAACTGGGCTTTGCGCCGGATGAACGTGATTATGAGCTGGCGGTGGCTATTTTACGTGATCAAGGAGTCACGACGATTGATTTAATGACCAATAATCCGGATAAGATTGAGCAGTTAGAAAGCGCTGGGATCATAGTCCGAAAGCGGGTTCCGTTAGAAATTCCGCCGCACGCGGCGAACCGGGCATACTTAGAAACGAAAAAACACAAGATGCAGCACATGCTAAAGGAGATTGACTAA
- a CDS encoding helix-turn-helix domain-containing protein — MTKEYLTISDAMEYLGVKSYQTFKKLTNNGLPFVEIDGFKRIKKEQLDNWLRQHEK, encoded by the coding sequence ATGACTAAAGAATATTTAACGATTAGTGACGCTATGGAATATTTAGGTGTGAAGTCCTATCAAACGTTTAAAAAACTCACTAATAACGGTTTGCCCTTTGTTGAAATTGATGGTTTTAAGCGAATTAAAAAAGAGCAATTAGATAATTGGCTTAGACAGCACGAAAAATAG
- the ribH gene encoding 6,7-dimethyl-8-ribityllumazine synthase, producing MKMVTGSLNGNDRKVGIVVAKFNQLVTQKLLDGTIATLKQCGVADADIQVYWVPGAFEIPRVAKLVSESGNVAGVIALGAVVRGATSHYDYVCSQAAAGIAEVSLASPVPVMFGVLTTDDMAQALDRAGGKAGNKGSECAQGLLEMLSVEDQI from the coding sequence ATGAAAATGGTAACGGGAAGCTTGAACGGGAACGACCGCAAAGTGGGAATTGTAGTGGCCAAGTTTAACCAACTGGTAACGCAAAAGTTGCTAGACGGAACGATTGCCACCCTGAAACAATGTGGGGTGGCAGATGCGGATATCCAGGTTTACTGGGTACCTGGAGCTTTTGAAATTCCGCGGGTCGCTAAGTTAGTGAGTGAATCTGGAAACGTAGCTGGTGTGATTGCTTTAGGGGCCGTGGTCCGCGGCGCCACTTCGCACTATGACTACGTGTGTTCCCAAGCTGCGGCTGGGATTGCGGAAGTTTCGTTAGCTAGTCCTGTTCCGGTGATGTTTGGCGTACTGACGACGGATGACATGGCGCAAGCGCTGGATCGAGCTGGCGGTAAGGCTGGTAATAAAGGAAGTGAGTGTGCGCAAGGCTTGTTAGAAATGCTTAGCGTGGAAGATCAAATTTAA
- a CDS encoding GNAT family N-acetyltransferase encodes MELIVNDELTLRTPKPETDGPRLAAIIAKDRETLQQWLPWVPTNTTASEISFLQELVTQAQQHRSLQLIILWHDEPVGMVGFNRYDQLDSGQQNAEIGYWLANQAVGHGIMHQAVLALCQYGFSDLQLDAITIVVAVLNQRSNHVAQRAGFQLDHVVPNQITLYDGSQVDANYWLKFKPDGQLAQSQAY; translated from the coding sequence ATGGAACTAATTGTGAATGACGAACTGACGTTGCGCACGCCCAAACCAGAAACGGATGGACCACGGTTAGCAGCCATCATTGCTAAAGATCGGGAGACGTTACAGCAATGGTTGCCGTGGGTACCAACGAACACGACCGCTAGTGAAATTAGTTTTTTACAGGAGTTGGTCACGCAGGCGCAGCAGCACCGTTCGCTGCAACTAATTATTTTGTGGCACGATGAACCGGTCGGCATGGTCGGTTTTAATCGGTACGACCAACTGGATTCCGGGCAACAAAACGCCGAAATTGGCTACTGGCTGGCTAATCAAGCTGTGGGTCATGGCATCATGCACCAGGCCGTGCTCGCACTGTGTCAATATGGTTTTTCGGATTTGCAACTCGATGCGATTACAATTGTGGTGGCGGTGTTAAATCAACGCAGCAATCACGTGGCTCAACGAGCTGGTTTTCAGTTAGATCACGTGGTGCCGAACCAGATTACTCTTTACGATGGGAGTCAGGTGGACGCGAACTACTGGCTGAAATTTAAACCAGATGGACAATTAGCTCAAAGTCAGGCATATTAA
- a CDS encoding tyrosine-type recombinase/integrase, which yields MTKIYKFNTKDGETGYGFNIYIGIDPRTKKQVSKHIHRRTKKEAQLELARLQYQIKSGKFDFNKPQIITFTELYHRWFENEYSQRNLKASTVTTTERNFKLHILPCFGECDIKKITAEDVYKAVRSWENEKIKKTNQLKNYVSNVLQYGVVTGLIERNVAIGIRVRKHDQQINRDTIGNYYEEQELNQFLTLTKQHYKGQPQPFIFFSLLAFTGMRKGEAFALTWDDINFRDNTIDINKTLSKAGNELVIQSPKTKGSKRKLTVPPKIIRLLKHWKAKQREYLFALGTSSNPGRLVFTNTKGQLLQPTKSTYWLSTIQNKYKLKHVTAHGFRHTFATLSFAHGMDVKTVSKYLGHSNIDTTMDIYTAVTKEQENNASQIMDKLINL from the coding sequence ATGACTAAAATTTATAAATTCAATACTAAAGACGGTGAGACGGGTTACGGTTTCAATATATATATTGGTATTGATCCACGGACAAAGAAGCAAGTAAGCAAGCATATTCACCGTAGAACAAAAAAAGAAGCCCAGCTAGAACTAGCAAGGCTTCAATATCAGATTAAAAGCGGTAAATTCGACTTTAATAAACCGCAAATTATCACGTTTACTGAATTATATCACCGATGGTTCGAAAATGAATACAGCCAACGAAATTTAAAGGCAAGTACGGTTACTACTACCGAACGTAATTTTAAGTTGCATATTCTCCCCTGCTTTGGCGAGTGTGATATTAAGAAAATCACGGCCGAGGATGTTTACAAAGCGGTAAGATCGTGGGAGAACGAAAAAATTAAGAAAACCAATCAGCTAAAGAATTATGTATCTAACGTACTGCAATACGGAGTGGTTACCGGTTTAATTGAGCGGAATGTTGCGATTGGCATTAGAGTGCGCAAACACGATCAACAAATAAACAGAGATACCATAGGCAACTACTACGAGGAACAAGAACTAAATCAGTTTTTGACCCTAACCAAGCAACATTATAAGGGACAACCCCAGCCGTTTATCTTTTTTAGCTTATTGGCTTTTACGGGCATGCGAAAAGGCGAAGCCTTTGCCCTTACGTGGGACGATATCAATTTTAGGGACAATACCATTGATATCAATAAAACGCTCTCTAAGGCCGGCAACGAGCTAGTTATCCAAAGCCCTAAGACTAAGGGAAGTAAACGCAAGCTAACCGTACCGCCTAAAATTATCCGCTTATTAAAGCATTGGAAAGCTAAGCAACGAGAATACTTATTCGCATTGGGAACGAGTAGCAACCCCGGCCGTTTAGTTTTTACCAATACCAAGGGACAATTATTACAGCCGACTAAGTCAACCTATTGGCTATCGACCATTCAGAATAAATACAAATTAAAGCACGTTACTGCTCACGGTTTCCGGCACACCTTTGCTACGCTGTCTTTTGCGCACGGCATGGATGTAAAAACCGTTTCTAAGTATCTCGGCCACTCAAACATTGATACGACCATGGATATTTACACAGCGGTAACCAAAGAACAGGAAAATAACGCTAGTCAAATTATGGATAAACTCATTAACTTATAA
- a CDS encoding ArpU family phage packaging/lysis transcriptional regulator — translation MDLSFLDDEIDEQATCNKVRRFFKKQVPRLIRLSGLNLVSLKSPELSSMPTSKPAGNTNEDRIVRKLEAQRIITAVVQAIRICGEPSNTILFGVYLQGLPNWQVEQQLGYGASRFYQLKNQSFLNFADAFAEADLHVYK, via the coding sequence ATGGATCTATCTTTTTTAGATGATGAGATTGACGAGCAGGCAACGTGCAATAAGGTACGCCGGTTTTTTAAGAAGCAAGTGCCTAGGTTAATTCGATTATCGGGGCTCAATTTGGTTAGCTTAAAATCTCCGGAGCTATCAAGCATGCCGACTAGCAAACCAGCCGGGAACACTAATGAGGATCGCATAGTTAGGAAACTAGAAGCGCAAAGAATTATAACGGCAGTGGTTCAAGCTATACGGATATGCGGGGAGCCTAGCAATACAATTCTTTTTGGTGTTTACTTGCAGGGGCTTCCGAATTGGCAAGTAGAACAGCAACTAGGTTATGGCGCTTCTAGGTTTTATCAGTTAAAAAATCAATCGTTTTTAAACTTTGCTGATGCCTTTGCTGAAGCTGATTTACATGTTTATAAATGA
- a CDS encoding DNA-binding protein → MKVKAVPREELPESMNYKQALQWFNIGSYNTLYDFIAEGLPVTVIGNVKRISKTNAQKFWDEHTK, encoded by the coding sequence GTGAAAGTTAAAGCAGTACCGAGGGAAGAGCTTCCGGAAAGTATGAATTATAAGCAGGCACTTCAATGGTTCAATATCGGGAGCTATAACACTTTGTATGATTTTATCGCCGAGGGCTTGCCGGTAACGGTGATTGGTAACGTTAAGCGGATCAGTAAAACTAATGCGCAAAAGTTTTGGGATGAACATACAAAGTAA
- the ribD gene encoding bifunctional diaminohydroxyphosphoribosylaminopyrimidine deaminase/5-amino-6-(5-phosphoribosylamino)uracil reductase RibD yields MDETALLQQAQAAARQGSEHTYTNPVVGAVIVRDGQVLATGYHQHFGGPHAEINALRQLADPQLAEGATMVVTLEPCSHYGKTPPCAAKLIEVGIKRVIIGQLDPNPVVAGRGKRMLEAACIDVTVVNDPGDLNQAYNFFYQHQRPLVTLKMALTLDGKMNQMAQQRTIITGKIAYQDSQRLRLEQQAILVGEHTLLVDDPQLTVRNQSLDYPPVRVAVVNDADQLPTQLHLWDDQAPTWILSRQPSQREWPANVRVITDPEWQPVTIVNFMAQQGVQSLLVEGGSTVQSRFLTAALVDRLVVYRAPIVLGNGLAAFNEYQENPVAFELVQERQLGQDWRVDLRRK; encoded by the coding sequence TTGGATGAAACCGCGTTGTTACAACAAGCGCAAGCGGCGGCCCGGCAAGGAAGCGAGCACACTTACACTAATCCGGTGGTTGGAGCTGTGATTGTGCGGGACGGTCAGGTGCTGGCTACCGGCTACCACCAACACTTTGGCGGTCCCCATGCTGAGATTAACGCACTACGGCAGTTAGCGGATCCGCAACTGGCTGAGGGCGCCACGATGGTGGTGACTTTAGAGCCCTGCAGTCATTACGGGAAAACGCCGCCGTGTGCGGCTAAGTTAATTGAGGTCGGAATTAAACGGGTCATTATTGGACAACTAGACCCAAATCCGGTGGTTGCCGGTCGGGGGAAACGAATGTTAGAGGCGGCTTGCATTGATGTTACCGTCGTTAATGACCCGGGGGACTTGAACCAGGCCTACAACTTCTTTTATCAACACCAGCGCCCCTTGGTAACGTTGAAAATGGCCCTGACGCTGGACGGCAAAATGAATCAGATGGCCCAGCAACGGACCATAATTACCGGAAAGATAGCTTACCAAGACAGTCAACGACTGCGATTAGAGCAACAAGCCATTTTAGTGGGCGAACACACCCTATTAGTGGATGATCCGCAACTGACGGTTCGCAACCAATCGTTGGACTATCCCCCGGTTCGAGTGGCAGTAGTAAATGATGCCGACCAGTTGCCCACGCAGCTCCACCTGTGGGATGATCAAGCACCGACCTGGATTTTAAGTCGGCAACCGAGTCAGCGTGAGTGGCCAGCGAATGTGCGCGTAATTACTGACCCAGAGTGGCAACCGGTAACGATTGTTAATTTTATGGCGCAGCAAGGGGTTCAATCCCTGTTAGTTGAGGGCGGGAGTACCGTGCAATCCCGCTTTTTAACGGCTGCTTTGGTTGATCGGTTGGTGGTATATCGAGCTCCAATCGTGCTTGGCAACGGGTTAGCAGCCTTTAACGAGTATCAAGAAAATCCAGTTGCATTTGAACTCGTTCAGGAACGGCAATTAGGCCAGGACTGGCGTGTTGATTTAAGGAGGAAATGA
- a CDS encoding Rha family transcriptional regulator, with the protein MATSELFKKLNEHRNSYISTDEIENSVGLSHSALLQVIRRHVKELESVSRERLNFRHDGKGRKVYLLNPEQATLLVVFMRSTGVVAEFSTDLVKQLYSIQRKQNDQETAEINKKLRRAINDNGDRDYQKYHDLAYLTAIGKRAKQLRKELNIPSGKTITDFLNDKQVTRVNEMKRRIATMLENGKSYQEIRFSLYHLNQLQGS; encoded by the coding sequence ATGGCAACCAGTGAGCTATTTAAGAAATTAAACGAGCATCGCAATAGTTACATTAGTACGGATGAAATAGAGAATAGCGTGGGTCTTTCTCATTCTGCGTTATTACAAGTTATAAGGCGCCACGTCAAAGAATTAGAATCAGTTAGTAGAGAGCGCCTAAATTTCCGGCACGATGGTAAAGGCAGAAAGGTTTATCTACTTAACCCGGAGCAAGCAACGTTATTAGTGGTGTTCATGCGATCAACTGGGGTTGTTGCTGAATTTAGCACTGATCTAGTTAAGCAACTGTATTCAATCCAAAGAAAGCAGAACGACCAAGAAACGGCTGAAATTAATAAGAAGCTACGCCGTGCAATAAATGACAACGGAGACCGTGACTATCAAAAATATCACGATTTGGCTTACTTAACCGCTATTGGGAAACGCGCCAAGCAATTAAGAAAAGAGCTAAACATTCCGAGCGGTAAGACAATTACGGACTTCTTAAACGATAAACAAGTTACGCGTGTTAATGAGATGAAGCGGAGAATTGCCACCATGTTAGAGAACGGAAAAAGCTATCAAGAAATTAGGTTTAGCTTGTATCACTTGAACCAACTACAAGGGAGTTAG
- a CDS encoding riboflavin synthase produces MFTGIIQGTGKIRRWNPAVNSGRMTIASSLPHQWQSRIGDSIALSGICLTVVDYDEREFNVDVMPETTHRTNLKQLQPGASVNLEPALLATQRLDGHFVLGHVDATVPVVQLNQDENAVRMRIELPSQYRAEVQEKGSVTINGVSLTVTTVGPQDFEVSLIPHTLGQTNLGDVTVGDLVNLETDVLAKYVKGMMSDDKSRTR; encoded by the coding sequence ATGTTTACAGGAATTATTCAAGGCACCGGGAAAATCAGACGGTGGAATCCCGCCGTCAATTCGGGACGGATGACGATTGCCAGTTCCTTACCGCACCAGTGGCAGAGTCGGATTGGCGATAGCATCGCATTGAGCGGGATTTGTCTGACGGTTGTGGATTATGACGAACGGGAGTTTAACGTTGACGTGATGCCGGAAACGACCCACCGCACAAATCTAAAGCAGTTGCAACCGGGAGCATCCGTCAACTTGGAACCAGCGTTATTAGCGACCCAACGCCTCGACGGTCACTTTGTGTTAGGACACGTGGACGCTACGGTTCCAGTGGTGCAGTTAAATCAAGATGAAAACGCCGTCCGGATGCGGATTGAATTACCTAGTCAGTACCGAGCGGAGGTTCAGGAAAAGGGTTCGGTCACGATTAATGGCGTTAGTTTGACCGTGACAACGGTGGGACCGCAGGACTTTGAAGTTAGTCTGATTCCGCACACTTTAGGGCAAACTAATCTAGGCGACGTGACCGTGGGGGACCTGGTTAACCTAGAAACGGATGTTTTAGCTAAGTACGTGAAAGGAATGATGAGTGATGACAAGAGCAGAACGCGTTAA
- a CDS encoding DUF3021 domain-containing protein, which translates to MMRRIWNYTVSGAIGGLFIGFWLAMLFSKLNGVNHFFPSSPAFISHFGSELNATAVAGGIWMAMGIVFSLSSLIFWVERWSITKKTVLHFIVTYVLFSTLAVVSEWFPFNFVYFANFTVIFIIIYVGIWTIEMRKARKTIAEINQKLAKK; encoded by the coding sequence ATGATGAGACGGATTTGGAATTATACAGTTAGCGGGGCAATTGGTGGCCTATTTATTGGTTTTTGGTTAGCCATGTTGTTTTCAAAATTAAATGGTGTGAATCATTTTTTTCCATCTAGTCCAGCTTTTATCAGTCATTTTGGTTCGGAATTGAACGCCACGGCGGTGGCCGGAGGAATATGGATGGCAATGGGGATCGTCTTTTCGCTGAGTAGTTTGATTTTTTGGGTCGAACGCTGGAGCATCACTAAGAAAACGGTTTTGCATTTTATCGTGACCTACGTGCTTTTTTCGACCCTAGCGGTTGTTTCGGAATGGTTCCCATTTAATTTTGTTTATTTTGCAAACTTTACCGTCATTTTCATCATCATCTACGTGGGGATATGGACGATTGAAATGAGAAAGGCCCGGAAAACGATTGCGGAAATTAACCAAAAATTAGCGAAGAAATAA
- a CDS encoding helix-turn-helix domain-containing protein encodes MAIFAKSENYLDKQYNPDNPSYQFTITPLELQTDKKLNSNDKAIIARLVSLSNNNNGYCYATDKVLSTYVGCTVRSIGNSLRKLSELGYIYKESRFTDNDITTTKRKIYVHPTIKRLYKRIQQQSKQNKKGSAPF; translated from the coding sequence ATGGCTATTTTTGCCAAGAGTGAAAATTATTTAGATAAGCAATATAACCCCGACAATCCAAGTTATCAGTTTACAATCACGCCATTAGAATTACAGACAGATAAAAAATTAAATTCTAATGATAAAGCTATAATAGCTAGATTGGTTAGTTTATCTAACAACAATAATGGTTATTGCTATGCAACTGATAAGGTGCTTAGCACCTATGTTGGTTGTACTGTTCGATCAATCGGGAACTCGCTTCGTAAACTATCAGAACTCGGCTATATATATAAAGAAAGTCGATTCACTGATAATGATATAACTACTACTAAACGTAAAATATACGTTCATCCGACTATAAAGAGGTTATATAAACGGATCCAACAACAGAGTAAACAAAATAAAAAAGGGTCTGCGCCCTTTTAA
- a CDS encoding LytTR family DNA-binding domain-containing protein: MMKVEFDLQPQFVQPFATLHAEQKDEELQKLATEIEQWGRPRVITGYQYQQSFALPVAEIIRIYTENKAVYAETATSKYRLQQRIYQLRQTLPRHQFIQISSAEIVNVAMLDRLALSRTGQYEVRLKTGQVSYASRRFVQKMKKELD, from the coding sequence ATGATGAAAGTTGAATTTGATTTACAGCCCCAGTTTGTCCAACCATTTGCAACGCTACACGCTGAGCAAAAGGATGAAGAGTTGCAAAAACTAGCAACGGAGATCGAACAGTGGGGACGGCCGCGCGTAATAACCGGTTATCAGTACCAACAGTCGTTTGCGTTGCCGGTAGCGGAAATTATTCGGATTTATACCGAAAATAAAGCGGTCTATGCCGAAACAGCCACGAGTAAATATCGGCTGCAACAACGGATTTATCAGTTACGCCAAACGTTACCCCGGCATCAATTCATTCAAATTTCGAGTGCTGAAATTGTAAACGTGGCAATGTTAGATCGGTTAGCTTTGAGTCGCACGGGTCAGTATGAAGTACGCTTGAAAACGGGACAGGTTAGCTATGCTTCCCGGCGATTTGTACAGAAAATGAAAAAGGAGTTGGATTAA
- a CDS encoding helix-turn-helix domain-containing protein yields MSEPRPTKENKELGDRIKTIRLSLGKDVRGFGEMVKPSTSGSVVSRWERGINKPNAQRLKSIANLGGVSVNYLLNGAPNIHAKTTSVKENDIETVKKFSEVTAKLQNGEKITADEEKLLNEVENVLDVGNLHKRDEILETLKGMEEVAFGDADLCFFADTVNFMDTILENNSDGSLDDLMNNTSKIFEKMSYCINSRNINNDTVQSINKNLNNALKSLSKFIQEKND; encoded by the coding sequence TTGTCAGAGCCAAGGCCAACAAAAGAAAACAAAGAATTAGGCGATAGAATTAAAACTATCCGACTATCATTAGGGAAAGATGTACGTGGTTTTGGCGAAATGGTTAAACCGTCTACTTCTGGTAGCGTTGTTTCACGTTGGGAACGTGGCATAAATAAACCTAATGCTCAACGTTTAAAATCAATTGCAAACTTAGGTGGCGTGTCAGTAAATTATTTATTAAATGGCGCCCCCAATATCCATGCAAAAACAACAAGTGTAAAAGAAAATGATATAGAAACAGTGAAAAAATTCAGTGAAGTTACTGCCAAATTACAAAACGGTGAAAAGATAACAGCTGATGAAGAAAAGCTACTAAACGAGGTAGAAAATGTTTTAGACGTTGGCAATCTGCACAAAAGAGATGAAATTTTAGAAACCTTGAAAGGAATGGAAGAGGTAGCTTTTGGCGATGCTGATCTTTGTTTCTTTGCTGATACGGTTAATTTCATGGATACAATTTTAGAAAATAATTCAGATGGTTCACTAGATGATTTAATGAATAACACTTCTAAAATTTTTGAAAAAATGAGTTACTGCATTAATTCGAGAAATATAAATAATGATACCGTGCAATCTATAAATAAAAATTTAAATAATGCTCTAAAATCTCTTTCTAAATTTATTCAGGAAAAGAACGATTAA